Sequence from the Acropora muricata isolate sample 2 chromosome 10, ASM3666990v1, whole genome shotgun sequence genome:
AGACAGGAATTGCTCAAAGGAGCACATGATGCTCTACATGTCTGTAACTTATCCTGGTTTCTTGTGGATGAGGCAACTAAAGACCAGTGCTATTCTCCCCCCATCACTGGCTCAGTAAACTAGTTACTGGTACCTTGTGTTCTATTAGTTACCAGTACCCATTTAGACAATTCTAGCCCTGGTTGTTCAAGGATTGGTAGACTATCTTCTTGGCTCAATCACAAGCGACACCACTGTTTCTTAAAGTGAGCCAGCACTCCCCATACACTCATACCCCTCCACCTCTCTTCTCGAGAAGGCAAACCAGACGAGATTGAGTAGTGAAAATCAATCCTTTTTGGATAactcaaaaaataataattttgatgGCAtaatccaacctttgaacaactggggccaggataTAGAGGGACAATATCAAGTTAATTTTAGCATTAAAAGGAACAATACAACCTTTGATTTCATAAGTTGCATTTCATTGTAGGTGCGGTGAGGGAAATTCAGAGACGAATTCCAGATGTGGTTCAATTATATGCTTTGGGAATGTCTTCCCCTACAGTGAATTGGGCCTTTAATTTGGATAAATGTATTGAAGAATGCTCAGCTGAAATACCTGTCTGTTCACATTACAGATCATTTGGAGGTTGGTAAAGATTATAACAGAAGATTTCATAAGGCTAGCTGTTTCTGTCATAAGTGTCCTGCATTTCATCATTGGCTTGAGTTTCTACataatagaataataattatttataattaacagttattcttcaaggacgcgccggatatgagctgatatatatgaccaacgaggccgtaggccgagttggttattatcggctcatatccagcaagtctgagaagaataactgttttagtaaattttcaagcaattctctcgattttttcaggtgaaacctcaaatcgtgacattttctttaccgaagatgccgggaaaaaattttttcccacctccaaaatttcagcacaagaaattcgccatcagttttttccttatttggtcaaacttaatgataatggctcatatcatgggcttagggaaccaatcagaaagctggaaaatcattatcctgagctaaaaatttactaattattattatcatttgttaattttatccATAATTATCtggacttttttcttttgttccatTTTCCTTCATGAATACGAGCTAACCACGATAACAGATCGAGACAAGATTTGTTCTCATTGAGGATTATGGTCTTGTTAATATACGTTCCTGAGATGGGGTTATCCTCTCCTTGCTGACATAGAGTCTCATCCTTTCAATGATTGTTACCTAATACGTAATTATTTATAACAAATGCTATTTTACAAGAGTGACTCTTAAAGGCTGGCATAAGTAACTTTTTCATTAAGGAGAAAACCCAGGAGTGTGCAGAGAAAAATCTTGAATTAGGTTGTGGTCAAATTATCAAACTTATAGCCAGCATCAGCAATGACGGTTAAGCAGGGAGGGATGATTTGTGGCCTCCTTTTTGTCATCCTGAAACCCGACTCTCATTGATATTAACATTCAGTACATCATGTTCTGAGTGACAATTTATATTGCATTAAATTCTAAATTATTGCACAACTTGAATTTAATTCACTTCTCTTGCTTTTTCTTGGTCCCAACAACTCTGGATTAAAAAATAGTTACTGTACTGATGGTCCAGCTGCTAAAAATGTGTTGTCAAGTTTGAAATAGTTTGATATTTGTTGCTTCAGATGTGATGTTGTACATTTATACTTCGGGTACTACTGGAATGCCTAAAGCAGCCATTATAACATGTGCAAGGTGAGGGTTGAAACTGAGATTTGCCCAGTTCAAATGTGGGCACTGTCCAAACCAGTTTgtgtaaaacagaaaaacagtTGTCTCTGttttggataaaattaattCTAAACTAGAGATCATTAACAGTAATATATAGacttagccaagcctaaaagcagGGCTCCCGattttattacaataataatagcaatccaagttgtttatgcttcacaaaacgcAGGTTGCCTTCCACTTTCAGGACAAAAAACCCTCACCACAGACTACCAGAAATTTTGCATTGCTATACCTGGGGTGTGGTCAGGTGGGCGGGCAGTCGGTGTACAGTCACatgattgccaaattttctcagatgggtagtttaccacattttcttacctATGGTGCTCTGCTACGTCCATTTTGCATGCAAGAGCTCTACTAATAATATTGTAACTGTCAGTTTGCTTCCTTGTACTTCATTCTCTGAGACACTATTGTCTCCAAAATCTGGTTTTCCCTTGTTCTTTAATATGTAGTAAACGTTTCAAAATTTTACCTTTAGAATGCATCAATAAATCCAagataaaaacaacaatttttttttcattgatgaAATCTGGTTTTCTCAGTGAGAATTCATTTGAATGACCATGTTGCTTTAGTACTGCAAAACATTGCAGCTTGGGTATGGAAAAATTTAGCCAAATATAGGAATGTTAATGTTTCATCATCTCTCTTCATATTTTTATCAATGTTAGGTTCTTTAGATATGCTTATGGAGCTATGTGTGCAGTTGCTATCCACCACAATGATGTAATCTATTGTTCGCTGCCATTGTATCATTCAGCTGGTGGAATCCTTGGTGTTGGTCCGTGTTTACTAAGTGGTTGCACTCTTGTGCTACGGCAGAAGTTCTCTGCCAGCAAATTTTGGGATGACTGTGTCAAATCAAAAGCTACTGTAAGTACTAGCAATATCTTCATCTTTCCTCTGATATGCATTTTGCCTTGCAGTTCATTCAAGTTTGAGATTTTTCAGCTGTGCATGTTTAAAACTGATGGTGCGCATGTTACACTTCTAAGGGTTAATTAGTACATTAATGAGCAAAAGTGTGGACATGACATGACAGCAAGGATCGCCCTATACTGGCAGACGTATCACATGCTTGCGTTCTTTGTGCCAAAGTTGGTAAAGAAGTGGAAGGGCAGTTAAATGTTGAGGACCAGcgatagaccattttacagttgcttagttgcctggcctttgaatgaaagtgaggctggaagtgaccttgctttgatagaaacctccctgcttttcatGTGGTTATTATGCTGTTcttatgctaattagtaggaatttgtataacaaaagcagtgagatttttatcaaaacaatgtcaccccagcctcactttcattcaaaggccaggcaactaagcacgcAATCGTAGAAAGGTCTATTGCTGGGAAAAAGTCTTGAGGAAGTGGTCATTAATAGATGAGCCTTTGAGTGACACCGGTCTGCAAATGACCACCTGCCtttgttttttatgtttacCAGTGTTAAGCATTCAACAATCctatttttctgtttctttattCTTCATAATAATTTTATCAGGTTATTCAATACATCGGTGAGCTGTGTCGCTATCTTCTAGCTCAACCACATCATCCATCTGAAAAGCAGCACTTTGTACGCCTAGCTTTAGGCAATGGGCTCCGACCACAGATCTGGGGAGAGTTCCAAACACGCTTTGGCATCAAACAGATTGGAGAATTTTACGGCTCCACGGAAGGGACAGCATCCATTATTAACACAGACAACACACCTGGTGCTTGTGGCTTTGTTTCAGAGATTGCCCCTTCTTTTCACCCTGTTGTCATTGTCAAAGTTGATCCTGACACCGGTGAATTGGTGCGAGGACCCAATGGACTCGCTGTCAAAACTAAAGCTGGAGAAGTTGGACAGATAGTAGGAAGGAGTTTCAAAGGTGAGGTAGCTACGGAGCCCGATCAGTGCCATGCAAAATTCATGCTTGAGTTTTTTTTCTCGCGCTCGATTTTTTCgcgtgctcaattttttttcgcgCGTTCGAGCTTTTTTCGCgcgcttgattttttttttcgacttttttctcgacttttttctcgacttttttctcgactttcttctcgacttttttcccgactttcttctcgacttttttcccgacttttgtCTCGACTTTTTccccgacttttttctcgacttttttcacGACTTTTTccccgacttttttctcgacttttttcccgactttttgtGGAAGGCTGCTAGTTACTACTTCGGACTTTCTGAACATTGCGCATTAATATCGTTGTAAAACgataaatttttctctttagttCGATTCCAAAATGGCCAGTGCTTTTGCGGTGCCTCTAATTTTGACATTTGATTTGACTACGTCCACATGTGATGGTGTTCCACTTATAaactaaatttgttaaaattttttaattttcgaaattttttaaggttaaaCTACTGAGCAGCACGTCTGCGAACTCTAAGAGTTATAAAACGTTTTATTTTATCCTACGCGTTTCGTGTGACTAACGCACACTTCGTCAGGGATGTTTTACAGTACAACACAAGGGACCTGTATATAAATCAGATATATAAAATCCTGATATAAATCTACATAAGggagtgaattttttttagctAAAACGAGGGCCCCCAAAAAATATTATGTTACGTTGTGCCTAACATTATATTTTGTCACTTCTTGCACACCTTTCCGCGGCCTGTTTCCTACATGCAAACCCGCTCTTGTAGGTGCGGTTTTAcgaaatgctaaaaaaaaacattcactcCCTTATGTAGATTTATATACGCGCGAAAAAATCGCGCGCGAGAAAAAAAACTCAAGCATGAATTTTGCATGGCACTAATCGGGCTCCGTAGTAAGGAGTCTCCAATTTCAGCCAGAGATAAACGAATGGGCGAAACATACGAACAggcgcgagactcggaggaaACACGACCCCTCCGGCGCTACCCTCGCCTTCCTGCGTCACGCCCTTGACTTTCAGCTTTCAGCAGTTGGATTAGTATAAAGTTTAGTGTAGTTAAAGTTATTAGAAGGGAGAGGTTAGAGTTGGAACTAGATATAAGAAGACTAACACATTATGCGAGCTAAACTCCTTTCTTGGGCAAGCGAATTTGAAGGCGAGTTTAAAGAATACATTAAGAAATAGAAAGtgcccaccccaccccaccccatccccaacctcgttcccacggCTTTTCTCCACCAAGTAGAAGGCGGGTGGGAAAAGCCCGTCCACCTTCTACTCGGCgaagaaaagccctgggaacgaggttgcctcATCTCCACACCATTGTAGTTCACCATTGTTTAATTCTCAGATATGTAAAATGACGTTTTGTGCTTTACACAGGTGATCCAAGTTGGCGATTTGATGGCTATCTGAACCCAGTGGAAACATTAAAGAAAATTGGTCATGATGTTTTAAGAAAAGGCGACACAACCTTTCTCTCAGGGGATCTGGTGGTTCGAGATGAATACGGGTACATTTACTTTCATGATCGAACGGGCGATACTTTCCGATGGCATGGCGAAAATGTCTCGACAACTGAAGTCGAGTCGGTGATGAGCAAGGCGTTGGGCCTACGTGACGTTGTTGTGTATGGCGTCACTGTTCCTGGTACCGAAGGGCGTGCTGGGATGGCAGCTGTTGTGGATCCAGAGAGCAAAATTAGCTTTGAAACTTTGGCTCAAAGTTTGAAACAGCTCTTGCCTAGCTATGCTATTCCAGTGTTTCTAAGAATCGTTCACAAGGTGGAGGTGACAGGAACGTTCAAACTTCAGAAGAGCACGTTAAAGAAGGAAGGTTTCGATATCGGAATCATTGAGGATAAGCTGTTCtattttgacccaaaggcaATAATGTACTTTGCTTTAGACGAGAGTAAATATGAAAAAATCATTCGTGGAGAAATTAGAATGTAGAGTTCACTTGACATTGCTCACATTTTCTTTGGAACTGTTACTGTTAGAGTtctaatgcaccagtcatttgaaacccccgcaccccCGCACCCCCGCACTCCCGCATTCGGACTTGAGCGGGGAATTCACTTTTTGTGCAAGTGACAGTGAGTTAAGTCCCCGGTTCCCGGggacaaaagtgagtggtgcattcccccGTCCCTACTTTTCAACACATGGTACTCCCTTTGTGAAACAATTTATTATTGCCACTGGTTAAAAGACACTAttggcagccatgaaataaacagattgatctttgagcGACCAGCAAATAACTTGCAAAGGCTCCTCAATGCACAATGAGTATGTCAAAATATCTTTATTGTAGAAGTAGTTTCATTGATACTTCTGAATAAATTGACCCGGTATTGGATGCGAAGACCGTGACTTCAAGCGAATTCCCCGCCTACAGGTGAACCAAGTGTATATGAGGTGAAAGTCCCCGCAATCCCCCGCTAAGGCCCGAATGGGGGGttgcgggggtttcaaatgactggtgcataaccCATACTTGTAATGTATCACAACGGTACGTTTGCGTTGGAAAATTCTTTCTACCCGTTAAGGGTAATCAGGAGCCTAATGGGCTCCTGGGGTGATCTCTAGTTTAAGTCCCGCTCTAACCACCTGTTGGATTGATTGTGTCatggtgtcacagcggatttggacccctccCCCGGTCCAGATAGGCTAGCTGATATGGACCCCCTTTCCGCGGAGGAGGACTTAATCCGTTTGCGGATTTAGTCCCCCGGGGTGCAAATCCGCTACCGAGGGGTCCAAATCAAGATTCGCTAGGAAGGACAGCGCCTTATCCCTGGTCTCCTTCTCAGCCGTATTTCGGGATGTGAAGGAACGCTCTCCAGGGGGAGCGTTGTGTGACATCCCGAAATACGTCTGCAAAGGAAACTAGCGAGACTTTAAAAAAAGTCCTTCGTCGGATTTCATATGGCGCGCACGACCTCTGGCGACTTCGTCGCTCGCGGTCGGTCGCTTCGCGGCCAAAAAAGGCTCGCTCCGCTTGCCAAGAGGTCGACTTGTAGCAAGTCTAGAGACTAGCTTATCCCACTTTTAACTCCCCGGCAGCGCTTATACAAAGCCAACTAGTATGTCTCCTGTGAATTAGGATTCTTTATCTTTACTTTATCTTTACTAAGTTATCTGGTTgcctgttctttttttcttttaactttttccTTTCACATTGGTAgcagaaaataaatatttatgcAGTCTTTATGCGTGCAACGTTTCTAAGGCACATTGCCGAGTCAATTCAACGAACAAATGACAGTTCGTTCCCAAGAAATCTCGCAGGGAGTGTCACATAGCTGAAATTCCGATCCAGTTCGGAAGGAAGATCATGGCTTTGACTtcaaagaacaataattattcatagaGTAATTATGAATGCAAATCCAGAATTCGTTGTACCTCAAGTCAATAGAGAAAAAAACGGACAAAAGGCATAATCCATATCGGCTTGGtaaagaaatgcaaattaaCTTATTCCATATAACGAAAAGAGACCACGTTGCGCTCTTCgttaattcattttttattgttgGTGTCTTTTTGTACCTCCATTGTTCCCTGTTTGCGTTTTACTTTTTGGCGAGCAAACTTAAACCAAGCGgtttgtcatttttttgtttcgcttgctgttgtttagttttgtttcttgTCACGCCAACGCCAACCAGAAATGAAAAGTTTTCCAGTGTAACTTACTTTGGCAAAGCCCCTCACTCCATAATTATAGTGTCAGTCTAACTCTGGTTGATCCCTCAATAAGGGAACAAAACGCGAAACTCCGACCTCTTCGCCCGACTAACCTCCCGACGGTTTTGAAAGGCGCCAAAAGTATTGCAGTATCAATCAATTGTGATAGATGCAATGGTTCAATggttaatattcgagaaaagagggTGAGGACGTCAAGAATCAATGGATCCGATGAACAGGGTCTTCCTTCGTGACCGaatgaaattttcaaaacaaagattCCTTGCCTGCAGCTATTGATATCTTCTCAGGCTTTGGGGATCAACATCCATTGTTTCTTTTGTATATTGGATTACAGGGCCACTCGTTTCAATATCGAATACCAAGAGAATAACAACAGCCTCTGATTAATTTGCATGTCAGGATGACCCTGCAAATTTTGTATCTGCTCTGTGATCCGTAACAAGTCTCGAAATCCATGGCGTTAACCCTTACCAGCGTACCTTTGATCTaaatttagaaaatttgccGGTTAATGGGTTTGCAAGAATGGTAATTCTTGCTGCATCGGAAAACAAACTGTGGCACCTCGCGTAGCCGGATTCGTCAACCCTAACTCTAATTAGGGGTACCCACCCAAAGTTGGCAGGAGTCACACAAGGAGTTCAGACAAGGCGTGATCTAGCAGCATTATAACATGGCATTCATTTGGGCAGCTGTGTTGGCCAGTATTGCATTCCTTCTCCACTATACCCAGCTTCCCTGGCTTCTTTTCCCTGTTTTATGGTTTGCAGCTTTTCTGGCTTCAGGAGGGAGGTCTTTTCCGCGGATATTCTTTCGAACAGCACTGCGTGACTTAAGGTGAAGTATTTACTACACTCAGATCACAATGGGTGTTTCAGTTTTCTTCATACAAGTGATTTTTACTTCTTATGGAACTGAAGAGTGGTTTAATAGAGAAACGAGCACAGCAGAAGACAATGCAAATATGTCAACCTTCCCTTTTCGTTCCTGTaagattacaataattattggaccTTGCATCTTTAATTTGCAGTTTCTCACTGCGTGCAATAGATTCTGACAAACCCTTAGATCTACCTCATCGCAAATGGAGTGCGagtttcaaatttgaaatcTGTTGGGTTTGCACAACTCAAACCCCTGTGGCTTTGCTCATCGTGTCATATATAGGGAGGTTTCACGAACAAGGATaaggttttttatttttttaagtttattaTCAACCATATCACATAACTAACAATAATTACAGAAACACTAGCTAGAGTACAATGCAAAATATTTTATGGCTATGTACAGTTATTGATCGTCGTTTTCTAAGTTTGAAGAAGTCCTCTGGACTCCATCCAGTCGTGTTTAGGGAGTTTACGATGCGCCGATGGCtgcagcaacaaaaacgtcactttaatGTAAAACTATACATTAGGTTaagtattttgcgattattctatgtaggtcacgttgtacaaaataggcgaagtctGCCTTCCCTTGCTTGGCACGAACGGTTTTCACGTAAAGGCAGAAGATGaaaatttactgctgcgggctggCGTTGTCAGAACATCTAATAATATGacaatttcacgtcgttgtttggcagactacctCCACAAAAATGTACCCAagatcgtgccgcacgtgcgacacgattattttttccattCCAACAATCATattattgatttgtgacgttgtagTTGCCGTCCCAGTCGTCTTTTCTCAAACTCCCTATTCACTTAGCCACCGGAATAGATGTACACCATGTGGCGCAAAACCCACGGTGATTGTTAAAACGCCAAAGGTCGCTTGCTTAAGAACCTATCATGGTGAACTTATTGGGCGGGAAATGTTTTATTGGTGGACTAATTTATAAGGCTGAGAATAACAGAAATTGGCATTGATTTTATGGTGATAATTGAACATAAGCTGAAATACAAATCAAGTAATAAACTAGTCATTAacactagaaatagtgatcactaacCACCACTtctcataacctgtttatggttatggaatgtgtatttgatataaatactgtgcataagaccgttgaaaaattagcgtttcaagcattttattgaagttcacattcatgtaaatagttaacaatatttatctgtaaatttgttaaagaaggagtaataacgtccactgaatcttttaagagacgcacactaattttatcaaggccaaacgccttattagttttcaaaagtctatagcaacagtatgaccttataaaaacacccttaactacaactttaggggcttataattaaaaaacagcatggtgaaatttttttatattatcaacttttgataagcatgataagatgcaacttttggcaaagtttaaaaaaattaaaaacagcatggtgaaatttttttat
This genomic interval carries:
- the LOC136930942 gene encoding long-chain fatty acid transport protein 4-like, which encodes MLVVTPMLSELEGLQKLSFPYRVMLRFRGHMKLYIWISVASALAAIVWYLELPLVVLPGLLFVTFLASGGRTFPKVFLRTFYRDLIGSFRYANLIFHTVRHSRKNRTIADIFQLTTAKHPQKVAIKFEEQTWTFQEVENYSNKVANHFKSQGYQKGDVVALILENSPEFICLWLGLSKLGVVTALINTNLRLDSLWYCISVANTKAIIFGSNLSGAVREIQRRIPDVVQLYALGMSSPTVNWAFNLDKCIEECSAEIPVCSHYRSFGDVMLYIYTSGTTGMPKAAIITCARFFRYAYGAMCAVAIHHNDVIYCSLPLYHSAGGILGVGPCLLSGCTLVLRQKFSASKFWDDCVKSKATVIQYIGELCRYLLAQPHHPSEKQHFVRLALGNGLRPQIWGEFQTRFGIKQIGEFYGSTEGTASIINTDNTPGACGFVSEIAPSFHPVVIVKVDPDTGELVRGPNGLAVKTKAGEVGQIVGRSFKGDPSWRFDGYLNPVETLKKIGHDVLRKGDTTFLSGDLVVRDEYGYIYFHDRTGDTFRWHGENVSTTEVESVMSKALGLRDVVVYGVTVPGTEGRAGMAAVVDPESKISFETLAQSLKQLLPSYAIPVFLRIVHKVEVTGTFKLQKSTLKKEGFDIGIIEDKLFYFDPKAIMYFALDESKYEKIIRGEIRM